ACCGCGTGGCCATAGCCGGCGCAGACCAGTTCGATGATCGAGGGGACACTCGATACCTCCCAGGCAATGTCGAGCTTGATGCCGGCCAGGGCCGCCTGGGTCTCGAGCAGGCGGCGCATGGCGTGCACCCGCTCCGGAACGATCAGGGGGTAACGCGACAGCTCTTTCATCGGCAGCGGCGGCAATGCGGCCCGTTTCCGCTGGCCCTTGGCTGCACGACTCACCAGTCCAAGCGGCTCCTGAAGCAGCGGCGTGATCTCCAGCCCGGCCTGCGCCTCGGGGTTGTAGACCAGGCCGACATCGATGCGGCCGGTCGTCACCCATTCGACGATATGAGTCGACAGCCCTTCGACGACCGCCAGCCTGGCGGCGGGAAGCTCCTTCTTGAAGCGGTCAATCAGCGGAAGCGTGAGTTGACGGCCGATGCTCGGCGGCAGCCCGATGATTACCCGCCCGACCGGCTCGTCGCGGCTCGCCCCCAGATCCTCGCGCGCATGCGCCATCAGCTGCAGAACCGCCACGCTATGGTCGAACAGCCGCTTGCCCGCATCGGTCAACGCGACGCCCCGGCCGTTGCGCAGGAACAGTTGCTGGTGCAGCTCGGTCTCGAGGCTGCGCACCTGGCGGCTGAGCGCCGGCTGCGCGATGTCGAGCACCAGCGCCGCCTTGCTGAAGCTGCCCAGCTCGGCCACCTGCACGAAGTATTCGAGCTGCTTGAGGTTCATGGGTCCCTATTGCTTCTGAATCCCGGCCTTCTCGATCACCTTACGCCACTTCTCGATATCAGACTTCAGTCTGGCTGATATTTCTTCGGGTGTACTTGCCCTGGCCTCGATGCCGAGTTCGAGAAGCCGCCTCCTCACGTCCGGCTCGGCGAGTATTTCCTGCAAGGCCAGATTGAGGATCTTCACGATCTCCGGCGGCGTGCCGGCGGGCGCAAACAATGCGTTCCAGGAAACGACGTCGTAATCGGCGACGCCGGATTCCTGCACGGTCGCAATATCCGGCGCGCTTTCCGAACGTATCGGCCCGGTCGACGCCAGCGCCCGGATCTTCCCGTCGGCGAGATTGCCCTTCATCGCCGAGTAGCTGTCGATCATGAGGGCGAGGTTGCCCTGCATGGTGGACACCAGAACCTCGGGCGTTCCCCGATGGGGGATGATCACGAAATCGATGCCGGCCGCGGTCTTGAAGAGCTCCGCCGACAGATTCTGGGTGCTTCCGACATTGATGGTTCCGACATTGAGCGACCCGGGCTTCGCCTTTGCGGCCGCGATGAAGTCCGCCAGCGTCTTGAATGGCGAGTCCGCGTTGGCGGCAAAGACGAAATCGAAAAAGCCGAGACTCGAAACCGGAACGAAATCCTTCAGGGGATCGTAGGGCAACTTGCCGAACAGGGAGACGCTGATCGCGGTTCCGTTCGACAGCAATGCCAGGGTATGGCCATCGGGCGGAGAGGAAATCACCGTTCGAGCCGCGGCAATGCCGCCGGCGCCAGGCTGGTTCTCGACATAAAACCGGCCCCCAAGCTTGACGCCGAGCCGTTCTGCGATCACCCGCGCCGTGATATCGGCAACGCCGCCGGCAGCAAACGGCACGACGATCCGCACTGCCTTGCCCGGGTATTTGGTCTCGGCGCCGGCCTGACCTTGGGGAAGGACGAGCGCCAGCAGCACAAGCAAAGCGAGCGGCATCCGCGCAGAAATCCGGGAGACGCAATCGAGGAATATCATGGGCAGCCCGGATTCCCGTGGATGAACTCGTCGCAGTGTTACTTGATAGGCGGACGCGGAAGCACGGCCTCGCCTGTTTCCATCCTGTAGACGTACTCGAGAGAGTACCAGGGCGTGCCGGCATCGGCCTTCGTCGGATGGGGCTCTTCATGACGCACGAAATTGCCGATCAGCGCCTTGGTTACGCCGAACTGCACGTCGCTGTCGATGTGCGGGTCGGCGGGATCATAGACCTGGGAAATCAGAACCTTGAAACCCGGCTTGAAAATCAGCGCGTGGAGGTGCGCCGGCCGAAAGGGATGCCGGTTCTGCAGCTTCAACAAACGGCCGACGACGCCGTTGGCCGGAATCGGGTAACCCGTCATCATCACCGTGCGAAACCAGAAGCATCCGTCGGCGTTCGTCGTAAACTTGCCGCGGAGGTTCATCTCCGCCTGTTCGGGATCCTGGTTTTCGTAAAGACCGACCGGCGAGGCGTGCCACACGTCCACTTCGGCTTCAGCCACCGGACGGCCGGCAGGGTCCACCACGCGCCCGTTGACGAAGAGCGGCACACCCGGCGTATCGGACCGGACGATCGACCCGCCGTTCTCGACCCTGGGCGAATTCAGCCGCCAGAACGGCCCGAGCAGCGACTGCGCCGTCTCGCTATTGCCCTGATCGCCATTGTTCAGAAGGCAGACCAGCGACGAGACCCCGAGCGAACCGGCCATCAGCACGACTTCATTATGGGTGTCGGTCGTGAGCTTGCCCATCTCCGCCAGAATGGCGGTGGCTTCGCGGAATTCCGCCTCGGTCAGGCGGACGTCGCGGATAAAGCCATGCAGGTGCCTGACGAGGGACACCATGATTTCACGCAGCCGCGGGTCGGAAGTCCTCTCCATCACGGATGTTGCCGCAACCGTGACGGCCTGCTGACGCTCGATGATCATTCCGCACTCCCTGGACGACGGCGGCGCCGGCATTGCGAGCCAACGGGCCGACGCAAACCGCCGCCCGATGCCAGGCGTCTCGCAATGACGCTTTCGGTAGCCGCCGTCAGTTCAGCTTCTCGATCGCCATCGCGACGCCCTGGCCGACGCCGACGCACATCGTCGCCAGCGCGCGCTTGCCGCCGCGCTTTTCCATGCCGTGCACCGCGGTCATGGCGAGGCGCGCGCCGCTCATGCCGAGCGGATGGCCGAGCGCAATGGCGCCGCCATGCGGATTGACGAAATCGGCGTCGTCCTTGACGCCCAATTGCCGAAGACAGGCGATGCCCTGCGAAGCGAAGGCTTCATTGAGTTCGATCAGGTCGAAATCGCTGATCTTCAGCCCTAACCGCTCCATCAGCTTGCGGGTCGCCGGCACCGGGCCGATGCCCATGATGCGCGGCGGCACTGCGGCCGAGGCGAGGCCGAGAATGCGGGCCCGCGGCGTCAGCCCGTGCTTCTTCACCGCGGCTTCGGAAGCCAGGATCATCGCGGCGGCGCCGTCATTG
The genomic region above belongs to Bradyrhizobium sediminis and contains:
- a CDS encoding Bug family tripartite tricarboxylate transporter substrate binding protein, translated to MPLALLVLLALVLPQGQAGAETKYPGKAVRIVVPFAAGGVADITARVIAERLGVKLGGRFYVENQPGAGGIAAARTVISSPPDGHTLALLSNGTAISVSLFGKLPYDPLKDFVPVSSLGFFDFVFAANADSPFKTLADFIAAAKAKPGSLNVGTINVGSTQNLSAELFKTAAGIDFVIIPHRGTPEVLVSTMQGNLALMIDSYSAMKGNLADGKIRALASTGPIRSESAPDIATVQESGVADYDVVSWNALFAPAGTPPEIVKILNLALQEILAEPDVRRRLLELGIEARASTPEEISARLKSDIEKWRKVIEKAGIQKQ
- a CDS encoding LysR family transcriptional regulator; this translates as MNLKQLEYFVQVAELGSFSKAALVLDIAQPALSRQVRSLETELHQQLFLRNGRGVALTDAGKRLFDHSVAVLQLMAHAREDLGASRDEPVGRVIIGLPPSIGRQLTLPLIDRFKKELPAARLAVVEGLSTHIVEWVTTGRIDVGLVYNPEAQAGLEITPLLQEPLGLVSRAAKGQRKRAALPPLPMKELSRYPLIVPERVHAMRRLLETQAALAGIKLDIAWEVSSVPSIIELVCAGYGHAVLTASGVAASPRAGELAVRRLVEPAPVSVLCLAISAHRRPTPLTQHTMRLLTALVRKLPA
- a CDS encoding dioxygenase family protein — encoded protein: MIIERQQAVTVAATSVMERTSDPRLREIMVSLVRHLHGFIRDVRLTEAEFREATAILAEMGKLTTDTHNEVVLMAGSLGVSSLVCLLNNGDQGNSETAQSLLGPFWRLNSPRVENGGSIVRSDTPGVPLFVNGRVVDPAGRPVAEAEVDVWHASPVGLYENQDPEQAEMNLRGKFTTNADGCFWFRTVMMTGYPIPANGVVGRLLKLQNRHPFRPAHLHALIFKPGFKVLISQVYDPADPHIDSDVQFGVTKALIGNFVRHEEPHPTKADAGTPWYSLEYVYRMETGEAVLPRPPIK